The genomic stretch GTCTCTTCAAAGGTCTCGGTCCAAGGCTCTGTGCTGGCTCCATCGGCACCATAGTGCACAGCAAGGTTGTGCAGGTAGGTCCGGATGGTGCACCGTGAAAGGACGTTATCACACCTGTAGCTTGTTCTTCAGATGAAAGTAGGGAAGTAAAGATAAACTTGTACGGAGATATAGTGCGGTCAGTATCACCCTAAAAGCATTGGAAAAATTAACATTTGATATTTGAGCTGCATTATTTGTGAAGCGATCAGACTTGATGTGTGTAGCTTGATGACACACTTCATCAGGATTGTCTTGAGTTCCTTTTTATATCCAGATTTAAATGCAGTTAACGCAAACAGATGCCCGAACATCCAGGATGCATATTAGTGTAAATGGAGTTAATTTAATGGAACTAAAGTAGGAAAAATTCATTTCTTTGCCAGGAGGTAAATGTAACTTAAGTCTTTATTCACAAGGGTATCATTTTAACCTCTCGTTTCTTACAGAAATGTCAGGAACAAGGCACACTTCAGGTAAGAGTGTTTTTCTGATTTGTTGTTTGCACTATtagaacattttctttaaagatgATGCTGAggtgtgtttctgttgtgcAGGTACTAGGAGGTCAGCAGAAAGCTGTGGAGGGCTCCCTACAGCACGTTGTTAATGAGGTAAGACTCTTGTACAATTGTAATGTGGGACTGCAATGCAGGCCACAGAAGTGTCTGTTACATTAATTACATCACTTTGAATATGTTGTATTCTACCTGCTGAGCTGCCTATCAGAGTATACTGAAGCGTGACTGTAATCATAAGTCCTCCCACAACTTTCACTTCTCTCCTTGTGGTCGGGCAAAGATCCGAAGCTTCAGGGTTTTAAACTCTGCAAACACAGTGACATCTGGTGGTTTGTAAAACTTTAAGGCTGGAGCtgaatctgatttatttttatttttttaatgctacAATAAAAGTCTAACAAGCCTGCGTGTTATTATCAAATCTGTAATACTTTTGTTCAGAAGTGCTGCATTAACCCCCTGAACCCCACAACCCGCCGGCAGGTTTGATTTGCATGTTTTCTTAAAGAAATTGCCCAAATTACACAATTTAACATTAAACTGTAGAAACAAAAGTTATCGGATTTTTTTAATTTCCGACGGTCCATGAATGCATCATGTGTGACTAATGCTTCTGCCAAGAGAAACAACCAAATCTAAGGTTAAAATATTTTTCatcaaaataactttattcTACAAAAAACGTGCCCTGAAACTGCTTGTGTTCAGAGGGTTGAACGTAGATGTTGTTTTGCAATATGTTgcagttaaataataaaaagcatttcAATATGTTTCAGAGTCGAAATATGATGTGATATTCATTAAATGAGCTTATGAAATTATTACTTGTTATCAGGTGGAAATGTTCCCATACTTATGACGATGTCTTCCTTGTGTACGTCGCTATATTTCTTGATttattctcctcctccctctaaTGTGCCGATCACAAAGTTTAGCTGCCAAACCTTTTAAACAGTCGGACTGTGCGCTTCTCAGGACTGAAACAAGCTCCTGAGCTTCAGTATCATCCGCCCAACACTGTTCATTTTGTTACTtgtaaataaaaagtgtgttcTATTGCATTTATACAGTATTCTGACGGTCAGTCATCACTTTATCCTTCTGTTGactaaatatgtaatttatttccttcttttttgAGGACCAAACTATGCGCTTGTGTAGAATGCAGTTTGAAAAGCTGCATGTGATGATCACGTTCACCTAAATGTATGATATGATGATCTGCTGTCTCACTTTTTAATTTGTTCCGTCTTTTCCTCAGACAACCAAAGAGATGGTGGCTCGTTCCTGCGCCACCATCGTCACACATCCCTTTCATGGTACGTGACTGTCTTTCTAATGGCTTTAGCTACAGCATTATGCATGTCATACTTCCAGAGGTTTTATTCCAGCTTTAAAGtgctttcacatttaaatgtttttggttGGATGTGGCATATGTGTGTGGGAAGACGTAGTTTGCATGTGAAGTATGTTTCCCTCGACTTGTTTTTCAGTGATTACTTTGCGATGTATGGTCCAGTTTATTGGGAGGGAAACAAAATACAGGTAAAGCTTTCATGTTTTAGACACAAACCTCAATGAGACCAGCCATGAAAAGtgtttaaaaccttttctctttttttaatatatatcttCTGTTCTCAGTGGGGTGTTTGACTCCATCGTCACAGTCTACAGAGAAGAAGGCATCCTGGGCTTCTTTGCGTAGGTTTCATTctccttgtctttctttttctctttaataCAGCAGAGGTCACAAACATCCTGAGAAACCATAAGCTCCTAACTAAGCCCAAACATTTCTAGCCAAGAACGTTCTCTGAGCAAGGAAGGGACAGAAACTCTGAATTTTATTACTTAATCTATttcttccgtcgcagactgaaaccCATCTGTTTCCACGGCACCTTGGCCAATACATTAACatattctgtatgtagcacttaaaaTGGTTTGGCctgtttgaagctaatgtacttgtgaggttcttgctgttcggagttgtatcctcatggttgtttgcacttattgtacgcATCAGCTGACTGTAATTTGATATTAACGGATGAAAAAGGGCTTAGCTGTTATCGATTTCTGTGACTGCCTTACGTAGCGACGCTGGCTAACCAGCCATTTTCTCCTGCTTAAGAAACTTTAAGTCTCCTGAAAAGTTTTCCTCCCTACTCCTaacataaaatgtcataatcCTAAGACTCTTCTTCGAATTTCGTCACTTCGAATATTCCTCGTGCAAAGAGTTGCACGAGGAAGTTTCATCCCTTAAAGGCAAAATGCCCCAGGAGGTTGTTGTCCTTGATGCACAGTACACACTAAGTGTCCCCCTGGTCTATGAGATGGCTTATCGGCCCAAAATTGGCCAAATTGCGTGACTGAAAGTACTCAGTAGACATATTGGAGAACATTATACTCAAACtgtgcttttaatgttttcactATGTTTCAAAGTGTTGGGGCTTGACTTGTATTGTTCATGTATGTGATCTTATATCATGGTTCTTCAtattcattatgttttaatcagaaatgttgtttttgcagtGGTTTGATTCCTCGCCTGCTCGGTGACGTCCTGTCTCTGTGGATCTGTAACCTGCTGGCTCATCTCATCAATACGTACGCCATTGATGACTCGGTACGCAGCTTGTTGCACACTCGCACTCGTTAGTCCAGTTAAGGCTCCTGTATTCTGTACAGGGGTTTGGTAGCTGTCAGGCAGCATTGACTCACAGGGCTGCAGTGCAGGCTCAGTGTACCCGCTCTGCTGTGCAAGAGATGAAGCAGTTCAGAGGAGGGAGGCACATTTCAAGGAATTTCCTTAACCCATTATTGTGCGTGTTAATAACAGTTGGTCAAATCGAGGCACATTTTTCCATAATTCCAGCATTTTTAAACTACTGGCATGGCTCATAATCACTGCAAACTCCAAGTAAATGAGGTATTTgagcaataaataaaaggtaCAATTTGCAATATGATAGCAAAGTAATGCCTGTACTTAAAAGGGCCATGCTTCAACtctgttttgttgctttaaaaaacGACGAGACGagttcaaaatgttaaatttaGCAACTGATGCTGCACAACATAAACATGCACGGGACATAAATTGGATGAGATTCAACGTGTTGGGTAGATCAGCACTTAAAGGAACAATATGCAAGATTTCCGCATTATAACGTCTAAAAATGACGAGACCTATGacatgattttgtgtgtgtgtgtgtgagagagagagttgtgttCTTACGAATCTGTCATTTTAGTTAAGATAACGGCTCACTTACAGAATTAACACTGCTAATCTGTTCTTCTGTACAGATGAGTCACACAGGAGAAATCAAGAACTGCTCTCAGGCTGTGACGGGGGTAAGTATAACAAACATGGCCGTCTACATCAGCTGTAGCTTGTAGTTGGATCACGTTCCTCTGCTCTTTTCTTCCAGTTCTTCGCCAGTATGCTTACATACCCTTTTGTTTTGGTGTCAAACCTCATGGCCGTCAATAACTGCGGGTGAGTATGCAGGTTGCTCGCTGTTGTAAAGCCTCTTAAGTGTTGGATCAAGCAGACTTTATATGTCCACTGTCCTCACAGGCTTGCTGGAGGCCTGCCCCCCTATGCATCAGTATATCCCACCTGGGTGGACTGCTGGATGCATCTAAGCAGAGAGGTAAAAACACACATCCACTCTATGTAACTATGGTAATGTGTATGCACATCACGAGTGCTGTGATCAGTCAGAAAGTGAAAACAAGTTTACAGAGTTTTATTGCGTCACAGTAATTATCTTCCC from Cottoperca gobio chromosome 3, fCotGob3.1, whole genome shotgun sequence encodes the following:
- the mtch2 gene encoding mitochondrial carrier homolog 2 → MADTCGQVLLGSGLTVLSHPLMYIKVLIQVGHEPLAPSLGRNLFGRQVYQLPGLFAYAKHIIKIDGKAGLFKGLGPRLCAGSIGTIVHSKVVQKCQEQGTLQVLGGQQKAVEGSLQHVVNETTKEMVARSCATIVTHPFHVITLRCMVQFIGRETKYSGVFDSIVTVYREEGILGFFAGLIPRLLGDVLSLWICNLLAHLINTYAIDDSMSHTGEIKNCSQAVTGFFASMLTYPFVLVSNLMAVNNCGLAGGLPPYASVYPTWVDCWMHLSREGNMSRGNSLFFRKLPAGKVYAIDQKRFF